The Henckelia pumila isolate YLH828 chromosome 2, ASM3356847v2, whole genome shotgun sequence genome includes a window with the following:
- the LOC140878796 gene encoding uncharacterized protein — translation MTTNGVESINAILKKERELPVVALLDAIHKLTSKWFNKHRNAAGSATTKLTPSTEAILRANFTVSQCLKASQLNAFEYQVFGDGKNEVVNLSDKSCSCRVFQVDKLPCAHAIAAIYFAKLDLYDFFLPYYSSQMWALAYADTIYPVPIASEWNIPDDLRYDVLPPNV, via the exons ATGACGACAAATGGAGTGGAGTCAATAAATGCAATACTTAAAAAGGAAAGAGAGTTACCTGTTGTAGCATTGTTGGATGCAATTCACAAATTAACTTCAAAGTGGTTCAACAAGCATCGAAATGCAGCAG GTTCAGCTACGACAAAACTTACTCCTTCGACAGAGGCTATCTTGAGAGCTAATTTTACAGTGTCACAATGTCTAAAAGCATCTCAACTTAATGCATTTGAGTATCAAGTATTTGGTGATGGGAAGAATGAAGTTGTCAACTTATCTGACAAATCTTGTAGTTGTCGAGTGTTTCAAGTTGATAAACTCCCATGTGCTCATGCAATTGCAGCAATTTACTTTGCAAAACTAGATTTGTATGACTTTTTCTTGCCCTACTACTCGTCTCAGATGTGGGCCCTTGCTTATGCCGATACTATATATCCAGTGCCGATTGCAAGTGAATGGAATATTCCAGATGATCTTAGATATGATGTACTTCCCCCAAACGTATAG